Sequence from the Mesotoga infera genome:
AACCGACACGGAGGTAATCGCCCATCTGATTGAAGATCACTATTCGGGCGATATTGTTGCTGCTGTAAGACATATGTTAGTTGATCTGGAAGGCGCATACGCAATTGGCGTCGTCCATCAGGATCATCCCGATGTGATCGTGGCGGCGCGCAAAGGCAGCCCTCTTGTTGTAGGGTCGGTAGAACAGGGTGGATATCTTGCTTCTGACGTTACTCCCTTGCTCAAGTACCTTCGTGACGTCTATTTCGTAGATGACGGAGAGTTAGCTATAATTCGGCCGGAGAGCATTAACATAACTAGAATAGACGGGTCTGTCGTCAAGAAGTCCGCTACAAGGATCACCTGGAACGAGGATTCTGCGGAAAAGGGCGGCTATGCTCATTTCATGCTTAAAGAGATTTTCGAAGAACCACAGACTCTTCGAAACGCTCTTACGGGAAGAATCAAGGTTGGTTCGCCCAATTTCAAAGAAATCGAGCATCTGAAAGATGACATCAAGAAGGCAAGATCTATTACCGTTCTTGCATGCGGAACCAGTTACCATGCAGGTCTGGTCTTTCAGAGATTCATTCAGGATTATTCAAACATCCGCGCAGAAGTGGAGGTTGCGTCAGAGTTCCGTTATAGAAGGCTATCAGAGAACTTCGCCGACCTGGTCATTGCTATTTCTCAATCAGGAGAAACTGCAGACACTCTCGAGGGCATCCGGAAGGCAAGGAAGATGGGAGCTAAAGTAATATCTTTGACAAACGTTGTAGGATCGACGATATCACGGGAAAGCGATGC
This genomic interval carries:
- the glmS gene encoding glutamine--fructose-6-phosphate transaminase (isomerizing) → TDTEVIAHLIEDHYSGDIVAAVRHMLVDLEGAYAIGVVHQDHPDVIVAARKGSPLVVGSVEQGGYLASDVTPLLKYLRDVYFVDDGELAIIRPESINITRIDGSVVKKSATRITWNEDSAEKGGYAHFMLKEIFEEPQTLRNALTGRIKVGSPNFKEIEHLKDDIKKARSITVLACGTSYHAGLVFQRFIQDYSNIRAEVEVASEFRYRRLSENFADLVIAISQSGETADTLEGIRKARKMGAKVISLTNVVGSTISRESDAVIYINAGPEIGVAATKTYVAQLAVLILLGAGIAKIMGSSTTDIAMIVNELEGMPTIFENTLPIANEQCSRLAGEYFDYKHFMYIGRGYSYATALEGALKLKEISYIHASGYQAGELKHGPIALLDNDFPVFAIVPEDELKSKMISNIMETKARDAKVVAICSENDREVAKAVNSRIEVPGVLEPLYPLVMSPYLQLFAYYVAVRKALDPDKPRNLAKSVTVE